In Drosophila ananassae strain 14024-0371.13 chromosome 3R, ASM1763931v2, whole genome shotgun sequence, the DNA window ACCATGCTTATGACCTGACTGTCCTCAGCCTGGATAACTATGACGTCAGCGCAAGGTCGTCTCCGAGCGCGAATATAGAGTGAATCGGCTAGTTACTCGGTTGTAGAGTGATGCTCCCGTCAGAAGGGAGCCGCCTATACGTAATCATCTCCAAGTTTGGGCGATTGTGGATATGTTCCCCAAAAGCTCTCATTTAATCTATGCTTCAGATTCATTCCTCCTTTTGGCAACGGCATGTACTCATTCGTCGTTAAAACGGTAATTTGGCAAATGATCTTTAAATAGCTTTCCGGACGGGTTCCATGCTCCATCCATGTCCGTTGGTCCACGTAGGTTAACTTCCCACCTCAATATTGTCTTTGAGTCCGTGCAGTATGTAGCATAGTCGATTTTTATAACCCTGTGTGCCCTGTGTACCTTAAAagtatttggttttttttgttggttgtgGATTCTGTTGTTGGAGCCATTGTCCTTATACCGCCAGGGTCATGAGGGCCAGCAGGCGAATATGCCAATGTGCCTAATCTTTGCCCAGATCCATCTAGTGGCGCTTGAGTAGTGCTTAGCGCCCTCTAGTTATCACGTTCTGGCTAAAATCCTAATCTGCGTGCACCACACTGTCGGAGCTCCATCGGCTACAGCTGACATTTCATTGCACTTTTGGTGGTGGTCACGACTGTCAGATCCGGGCGCGTCGGATGAATCCCGAGTTTGGCGTTTAGCGGCAGATCTCGAGGTTTCCTTCCAGGTAATACCTTTGCACATCTATTGGACACTTTCTGTAATCGTGCTGGTACTGTACTCGAGGtgcgtttttattattttattatttattaaattaattgttGCAGAGGTATATAGCAAATTAAACGAATTTTCTGAATCTTTTTGCTAATCCTATTGTGCAGATTGGGGTAATATAAAGCAGGGATGCCCAGTCCCATGGATCTCGCCCAGTCCCAACGGGGCTGATGGCTGGAGTGAAGCGGACCGAGCGATATGCAATGTCATAGAGGCTTTCTTAGCAACTTTTATCCATTTTCTTATTAACCaacaaaatgtaaatattgtaGCATATTGCCACTGTGCCACCCTAACAAAGGGCATCCCAGTCCCACTCATTACCGTTACAATCTTCTCAGCGTGTTGCTTTACCGCTCGAGCAGTGCGATATTTGACTCAAAATTCCTTAACGTGCAGTTCCGTCAACTAGACAATCCACGTAAGAATCAGTCAGCCACGAATCAGTTCTTCCACGAGTCACAGTTTGCAGTAGTGGCCGCAATACGCATACCTTTTCATAATCCATGGAAGTCATTTTGAAAACAATATTCTTCTGTAAATCCATTTTagtaataacacaggccaacagcaaaaactCTCCACGCattttcacctgctccataacctttaagctcccctgaacgaaagtccagaacaaacataggttctatcacccagtttccgcggtacacctaagagaagaaattgatcaaattttaccatatattgaagtatgtaggccgtgtaatggcgatgaccatcattgtttctagtacatatcatttttgaaatgtatgtgtaccaactaaaattaaaaaatggtatctagcagttaccatatctttggaatactcatccaaagttgaaatctcagattttctacattaatttttggtcttctatgatttttccccaaacatttttctatggaagatttttattatacccttgcagagggtattataattttggtcaaaagtgtgcaacgcaatgaaggagacatctccgaccctataaagtatatatattcttgatcaggatcacctcctgagtcgatatgagcatgtccgtctgtccgtcggtccgtctgtccgtctgtctgtttctacgcaaactagtctctcagttttaaagctatcgagttgaaactttgcacacacccttctttctgttgcaggcagtatataagtcggaacggccgggatcggtcgactatatcctatagctgccatataactgattgatcggaaatgccataactttggtgttttttaagttagagggttgggactttccacacatgttgatatttgtgtgtgtatatattcAAAGTATCTtctgtacaaaatttcaaaaggatcggccgactatatcctatatctgtcatagaacgatcgaaattagcataactttgttgttttttacgTTCAAAAGAtaggatttggtacagattctattttgggaaaaacaatctgatttgtcgaatttcataaggatcggccgactatatcctatagctgccgtataactgattgatcggaaatgctataacttcgttgtttttcaagttaggaGGATGGGAGTTTTAAAGGATTCCTcgtttggcaaaataattcgatttgccaaatttcataaggatcggccaactatatacgatccgctatatatctaattataTAAGATTCGTGGAGCCACCTAGCgaactgcgactcaactgcaagggtatataaacttcggctccgcccgaagttagctttcctttcttgttttcttattgaaatcagtagatcataccatgttttaattttggatttaaggaaaaactcgaaataattttattgaatttattataggtggttaaacaatattttcttcaatttaattggagtttttaatctcatattttcaaaaagtcatggctatctaaaactgtttctatgttcaaaaagCATCTATTGCAGATTCAGCTGGTTTGATAAAGCTTTACGGAAATTGTGACGCCGGAGATTTAATCTTCCCACACTTCTCCACTTCTTTGGTATGTTTCCTTGTATGTTTTGGATGACCCTATCCCCTTCCCTTCAACTTCGGAAAACGACTGGGTTGTTgcgctaagcagccaccagagaagccgattagaatattgataacacaggccgacaatttccaacttttttcttccttcacgcataattttacatGCTCCATAACccttaggctcccctgaaccgaagtccagaacaaacttAGGTtttatcacccacagtttccgcggttaacctaagagaagaaattgtgCTAATTTTACCTGAGTAATCTGATtagaaaaatttcataatgatcggtcgactatagcTGCCTTATAACTGAACGTTCGGAATTGGCAAACCTTTGgcgttttttaagctagactTTCTACAATCTGCcatatttcataaggatcggccgcctatATCCTATAAATGGCataaccttgctatttttaaagatgcttcgggctgttTTTGTAGAAAACTGATTTAATGGTGAAACTTTCACAAGGATCAACTAcgtacgatccgatatatatataataatgtaAGCtactacctaactgcaagggtatatcaacttcggtcccgcccgaaattagctttccgttcttgttttttttttttttttgaatttctgCTCTCTATGggttttccaaaaatatatatataaaaatcttGTTTCGTTTgtgatttattaatttatgccAAAAAAGTGGTCGGCATAGAGCTATGGTAGTTTTATGATATGCATACATGCATAGGGCTCTGTGCTAAATATTTGCAGCATAAAAACAAAcacttaatttatttttatctttttatcTCTtcatcctgatcaagaatatatttaGTTTAGAGATaaatgccttaaaaaataatatacccATATGaataatatgtatattatgatatatataatagctacatatataaataatttatagcttatatatttttatacccgacaaagttataaaaaaatgCTTGTGTATGTATGCGTTTAGCTTAACAATATATTTCAAATACGATTaacaaataatgaaataagattgcatatatatgttacgattaaaatattaaaatgtcTGAATTTTGCGATGCATTTTGCTTCTTGTTTGCAATCCTGGAACCAAATTGTAtagcctttttttttaaaaaagcaacatCTGTCAGCCCCAATCTGTATCCGTACAATCTTAACAGTAATTTGTCCCCGATACCTTCAGGAAAAGCAAAGCAACATTTTTGATATGGTTCCAAAGATCTTACAAATGCTACAAAGTTTTCTTCTAGGAAAGGGGCACGAGCTGTTTTTCCGTTGTCTGCAATGACACGATCATCTCTAGCTAAATTTCGTGCTGGTATTCGTTGCCAGTCGAATTCCAGTTCTGTTTTGACCGCATTTTGGCGGACTGCTTCATTACCATGACAACGAGTATAAGAATTACGATGGCGAGTATATCCACCGAATAACTCATCCGCCCCACTACCTATAATGGCGACTCTAGACGTTGAACTAGAAGAATGCGATGCAAACCAAAATGCGCACCCTAAACTTTCATCTAATATCTTTTGGAGTGGATATATCAAGTGTTTAATATGTGTAGAAAGGATGTTTGTCAATTCAGACCGAGTTACATTGACTTCCAAGAGCGTCCAGCACCGTCCTGGACAAATGCGCTTTAACTCATTAATAGATTTTAAAGAAGTCTTCCGGTCCGGAACACTCCAAGCTTGCTCAAAAGTACTTGGCCCGGAGATACGTTCAAACGCAACATTTATAAGCTCTATTGGTTCTTCTATTGGAAGTAATTTGTGAGATAAAAACGCCAAAATAGTACAATCGATTCCGCcggaaaataaaatacaaattttagcATGTCTGCATTCAGTTGGTTTACTTTTTAGACAAACACAACAAAATGGGGGCTTACTTTTAATACGAGCATTAACAGAGGCACATAGAAGTATATCCAGATTGTCGAGAGCCAGCTTTATTTGAGGTTGGCTTATCAAGTTATCATACAATGTTTTAAAGTTGTCGCTATAATCATATTTATAGAAATCGTAGCATAACTGCGTTTCATGACTTAGTAGCCAAGAAGGCGATATGATTTTCTTCACTTTTGTTTGCCAATTCAGTGTTAGATCAAGAATGCGAATAAGTTGTCCCGTATATTCGTTAATTGGTTGCCATGGGTATAGTACACATGATGATAAATCATTAACTCGTATTTGATAAAGGCCCAAGGGAGGCAATTCAATTGAAGACAATTGTTCTTTGCTATAATGACGCGAGGTACTTAATAAGTTTAACCCAGACTGATGGCGTTCAATAATTAATGAATTTCTTCCTAATGTATCACGTGCAAAGTATAACATTTGATTGAccttattataaataattaaacaaaaaggtcCTTCCAATACTTTGACTAGGGATACTAAATCTTCATGGGTATGGCATTCGGAAATTCTGTTCGCCAACCATGTTGTATCTGACATAGACAGCGATTTGTTAATATTGTATAAATCTCCATTAAACAATattataaaatcatttttagccACGGGttgtttttgcaatttttctcCCTGTTGCCATAGCACAAAAccagcaaaaaatataaatccaGAATCATGATTCAATAATATTTCGTTATGCGCATCTGGACCACGATTCTTCATGGTTAAATTAAGTGAATTAtacattttccaaaaatttattttgctGTTTAAAGATACAGTACAAAATATGCCGCACATGTTTAAGAGACAAGAAAAACCAATTATAGAACCTTTATAATATAGAGATGGTACATCGAATTTGAATAGAGATTAATTGCAACAACGATGTTGTTTTAGCTTATATAAAGCTAAAACAATGTTACTTTGATGAGTATCAAAATAGTGACGACTAGTCAGCATTTAAGTGGAACGGTGGAATAGGAACACAGCAAcgaacttttttattttcaattatttgacTGTTTAGCCACTAAAATGACTAAATAATATACCAGCATATAGGCCAATATATATAGAGAATAATAGCTAAAAATTCCATaaaaatcgctccctacgtttttgagaaaataaataaataatatttgttaATCTCGTTAACAATCTCGTTAACAGCCCATACAAAAATAATCCCAACAAATTGTATGTCCGTTGCTAAGCTTTTTTTCATAGAATCTGATAAGactatttgcattaaaatcgctccctacgattTGATGcaatttatctttaaaaaattctGAACAGATTTAACCAAGTCTGGACCTTGTCAGCATCACATATTGTGACGCTTCCAAACAAAAATTGCGCCAATATTGAATTTAAATGGCCCCTCATGCTTTCTATATGGAGGATGCACCATTTTGCACGCAATACCACTGTATCGAATCGAATGAGAATATTTCTATCAAAATGGCTCCCTACGATCCGATGTAATCATCCCCCAAAAATTTCTGAACCTGATTGACCAATACTGGGTTCTTAACCCTCTAAGACTACTTtccaaaataatagaaaaaaataattcaaatacattttttttaagtgaatgaATGCTTCTAAGCTCAAATATATGCTTAAAAATATCGTATAGTCTTCGGTTCACCTGTAAGGTGAGAAGAAAGGTAAGCGGGCCTGAAGGCACGCTTGGGGCTTTGAGgggaaaaaaaacattttcaagtcATGaatatttagttattttttcttatgCTATTCTACAAAACAGTTTTTATTCGCTGTGCAGCATAAATAAAGACTGCATTTCCTGCATATGCATTGcatttttgaagtttttaCAGTGATTGCAACTTCTTTTCCACTGTTTCGATCCAACCAATGTAGGAAATGGTTTAGGTATAATATCAATTAGGTGATAAAAAATACGTGTTGCGGCATCCCTAGTTTTTGCTCTGATATGATAGCGTCCATTAGGCCGTGCATGAGATCTACATCGCCCATGTGAGTAATACATGAGTATTTGGGGACACAATTTGGGGACAATCAATTTAAATGTGTCGTTTAGCCTTTCTGTCAAAGCGAGAAGCCTTTGCAGTTCCTTCACGAGGGTTTGTTTTTTCGAATGTAACGCCCAACACGGCTGCCGCCATGATCGAATTTAAATTTCCCCATTATCTCACCTTATAGAGGATGGCCCATTTTGCACGGGATTTCACTAAAAATTCAACGATTCAACAGAATGAAGTCTTGAAATTTGTACATGCTTAACAGGCGCTTCACAGCACGGTGTTAAAGCTCAACAGGCCCACCTGTGTTGGCCTATTTCCAGCACTGAATGGGCGGCTATCCCCATCTTCATTTTTGAAGTAATATGGAGAGGAATTCAATTTACATTAAAAACTGCGTAAGTAGATTTAGGAATCATCCCACttttgagctttcaattgaaaacgtcttcttaattgaccttaagtctacacttaaatctcataaagttcgtttctttcgtaaggctgactttatgaaattaaataagttaatttcggaatttgattggtctgatttactggcatgcgaggatataaacttagcattacaaaaattttattacactttaaacatatttttcgacgctttcgacgcttgcgtgccgtgaaAATATCAGTCCGCTttaacgaatccgccttggtatacaaggcaccttgtaaacttaaggaatagtatgagtagacttttaaataaacatagattatctggctgtacagttagttatcaagatacttagtagctcgttCCAATTttaccgtgcataacgcagaatgttatagga includes these proteins:
- the LOC26514887 gene encoding asparagine synthetase domain-containing protein CG17486; translation: MCGIFCTVSLNSKINFWKMYNSLNLTMKNRGPDAHNEILLNHDSGFIFFAGFVLWQQGEKLQKQPVAKNDFIILFNGDLYNINKSLSMSDTTWLANRISECHTHEDLVSLVKVLEGPFCLIIYNKVNQMLYFARDTLGRNSLIIERHQSGLNLLSTSRHYSKEQLSSIELPPLGLYQIRVNDLSSCVLYPWQPINEYTGQLIRILDLTLNWQTKVKKIISPSWLLSHETQLCYDFYKYDYSDNFKTLYDNLISQPQIKLALDNLDILLCASVNARIKSKPPFCCVCLKSKPTECRHAKICILFSGGIDCTILAFLSHKLLPIEEPIELINVAFERISGPSTFEQAWSVPDRKTSLKSINELKRICPGRCWTLLEVNVTRSELTNILSTHIKHLIYPLQKILDESLGCAFWFASHSSSSTSRVAIIGSGADELFGGYTRHRNSYTRCHGNEAVRQNAVKTELEFDWQRIPARNLARDDRVIADNGKTARAPFLEENFVAFVRSLEPYQKCCFAFPEGIGDKLLLRLYGYRLGLTDVAFLKKKAIQFGSRIANKKQNASQNSDILIF